One window from the genome of Thermococcus siculi encodes:
- the tuf gene encoding translation elongation factor EF-1 subunit alpha — protein MAKEKPHVNIVFIGHVDHGKSTTVGRLLFDSQNIPENIIQKFEQMGEKGKSFKFAWVMDRLKEERERGITIDVAHTKFDTPHRYITIIDAPGHRDFVKNMITGASQADAAVLVVAVTDGIMPQTKEHAFLAKTLGINHIIVSVNKMDMVNYDQKKFEQVANQVKKLLMMLGYKDFPIIPTSAWEGDNIVHKSDKMPWYNGPTLFEALDQIPEPPKPVDKPLRIPIQDVYSIKGVGTVPVGRVETGRLKVGDVVIFEPASTIFHKPIQGEVKSIEMHHEAMQEALPGDNIGFNVRGVGKNDIKRGDVAGHTTNPPTVVRPKDTFKAQIIVLNHPTAITVGYTPVLHAHTLQVAVRFEQLLAKLDPRTGNIVEENPQFIKTGDSAIVVLRPTKPMVIEPVKEIPQMGRFAIRDMGQTVAAGMVISIQKAE, from the coding sequence ATGGCTAAGGAGAAGCCGCACGTTAACATAGTCTTTATCGGACACGTCGACCACGGAAAGAGCACCACCGTTGGAAGGCTCCTGTTCGACAGCCAGAACATTCCGGAGAACATTATCCAGAAGTTCGAGCAGATGGGTGAGAAGGGTAAGTCCTTCAAGTTCGCCTGGGTCATGGACAGGCTCAAGGAGGAGCGCGAGAGGGGTATCACCATCGACGTCGCCCACACCAAGTTCGACACCCCGCACAGGTACATCACCATCATCGACGCTCCGGGCCACAGGGACTTCGTTAAGAACATGATCACCGGTGCCAGCCAGGCCGACGCTGCAGTCCTCGTCGTCGCCGTCACCGACGGTATCATGCCGCAGACCAAGGAGCACGCCTTCCTCGCCAAGACCCTCGGTATCAACCACATCATCGTCAGCGTCAACAAGATGGACATGGTCAACTATGACCAGAAGAAGTTCGAGCAGGTCGCCAACCAGGTCAAGAAGCTCCTCATGATGCTCGGCTACAAGGACTTCCCGATCATCCCGACCAGCGCCTGGGAGGGCGATAACATCGTCCACAAGAGCGACAAGATGCCCTGGTACAACGGCCCGACCCTCTTCGAGGCCCTCGATCAGATACCGGAGCCGCCGAAGCCGGTCGACAAGCCGCTCCGCATCCCGATCCAGGACGTTTACTCCATCAAGGGTGTCGGTACCGTCCCGGTCGGCCGTGTTGAGACCGGTAGGCTCAAGGTCGGTGACGTCGTCATCTTCGAGCCGGCCAGCACCATCTTCCACAAGCCGATCCAGGGTGAGGTCAAGAGCATCGAGATGCACCACGAGGCCATGCAGGAGGCCCTTCCGGGTGACAACATCGGATTCAACGTCCGTGGCGTTGGTAAGAACGACATAAAGCGCGGTGACGTTGCCGGACACACCACCAACCCGCCGACCGTCGTCAGGCCGAAGGACACCTTCAAGGCCCAGATCATCGTCCTCAACCACCCGACCGCCATCACCGTCGGCTACACCCCGGTCCTCCACGCGCACACCCTCCAGGTCGCCGTCAGGTTCGAGCAGCTCCTCGCCAAGCTCGACCCGAGGACTGGAAACATCGTCGAGGAGAACCCGCAGTTCATCAAGACCGGTGACTCGGCCATCGTCGTCCTCAGGCCGACCAAGCCGATGGTCATCGAGCCGGTCAAGGAGATCCCGCAGATGGGCAGGTTCGCCATCCGTGACATGGGCCAGACCGTCGCTGCGGGTATGGTCATATCCATCCAGAAGGCCGAGTGA
- a CDS encoding elongation factor EF-2 yields MGRREEMVAKIKELMNQPERIRNMGIAAHIDHGKTTLSDNLLAGAGMISEELAGKQLVLDFDEQEQARGITINAANVSMVHTYEGNDYLINLIDTPGHVDFGGDVTRAMRAIDGAIIVVDAVEGVMPQTETVLRQALREYVKPVLFINKVDRLIKELKLGPNDILQRFAKIITDVNRLIKKYAPDEFKSQWMVKVEDGSVAFGSAYYNWALSVPYMKKTGVSFKDIVELTNSGDLKTLRQKAPLHVVVLDMVVKHLPNPLEAQKYRIPHLWRGDVESEVGQAMMKCDPKGKMVMVVTKIILDKHAGEVSTGRVWSGTVKTGQEVYLINAKRKSRIQQVGIYMGPERVNMEAVPAGNIVAVTGLRDAMAGETVAQEQIEPFEALHYTSEPVVTVAIEAKNVKDLPKLIEALRQLAKEDPTLHVKIDEETGQHLLSGMGELHLEVKLVKLKEDWKLDVEVSPPIVVYRESVSKISPIVEGKSPNKHNRFYITVEPLPDQIYQAIREGEIPEGRPKNPKEVAKKLAELGMDYEVAKGIVDVYQGNLFLDNTKGIQYLNEVMDLLVDGFHMAMDEGPLAKEPVMKVMVRLHDAKIHEDNVHRGPAQIYPAIRTAIHCAMMKAQPILYEPYQKVIINVPYEYMGAVSREINQRRGQLIDMRQEGEVMIIIAEAPVAEMFGFAGAIRGATSGRALWSTEHAGFKRVPGELAANIIRQTRQRKGLDPNPPKEQDVCPQQ; encoded by the coding sequence ATGGGAAGAAGGGAAGAGATGGTTGCGAAGATTAAGGAGCTCATGAACCAGCCCGAGAGGATTAGGAACATGGGTATTGCCGCTCATATTGACCACGGTAAGACCACCCTGAGCGATAATCTGCTCGCCGGCGCTGGAATGATTAGCGAGGAGCTCGCCGGAAAGCAGCTCGTCCTCGACTTCGACGAGCAGGAGCAGGCGAGGGGTATCACCATCAACGCGGCCAACGTTTCGATGGTTCACACCTACGAGGGCAACGACTACCTCATCAACCTCATCGACACCCCGGGTCACGTTGACTTCGGTGGTGACGTTACCAGGGCAATGAGAGCCATAGACGGTGCGATTATAGTTGTCGACGCCGTTGAGGGTGTCATGCCCCAGACCGAGACCGTTCTGAGGCAGGCCCTCAGGGAGTACGTTAAGCCTGTTCTCTTCATCAACAAGGTTGACAGGCTCATCAAGGAGCTCAAGCTCGGCCCGAACGACATCCTCCAGAGGTTCGCCAAGATCATCACCGACGTCAACAGGCTCATCAAGAAGTACGCCCCGGACGAGTTCAAGAGCCAGTGGATGGTTAAGGTCGAGGACGGAAGCGTCGCCTTCGGTTCAGCATACTACAACTGGGCACTCAGCGTCCCGTACATGAAGAAGACCGGCGTTTCCTTCAAGGACATCGTCGAGCTAACCAACAGCGGCGACCTCAAGACCCTCAGGCAGAAGGCCCCGCTCCACGTTGTGGTTCTCGATATGGTCGTCAAGCACCTCCCGAACCCGCTCGAGGCCCAGAAGTACAGGATACCGCACCTCTGGAGGGGCGACGTCGAGAGCGAGGTCGGCCAGGCCATGATGAAGTGCGACCCGAAGGGCAAGATGGTCATGGTCGTCACCAAGATCATCCTCGACAAGCACGCCGGTGAGGTCTCGACCGGCCGTGTCTGGAGCGGTACCGTCAAGACCGGCCAGGAGGTCTACCTCATCAACGCCAAGAGGAAGTCCAGAATCCAGCAGGTCGGTATCTACATGGGTCCGGAGAGGGTCAACATGGAGGCCGTCCCCGCTGGAAACATCGTCGCCGTCACCGGTCTCCGCGATGCCATGGCCGGTGAGACCGTCGCCCAGGAGCAGATCGAGCCGTTCGAGGCACTCCACTACACCAGCGAGCCGGTCGTTACCGTCGCCATCGAGGCCAAGAACGTTAAGGACCTTCCGAAGCTCATTGAAGCTCTCCGCCAGCTCGCCAAGGAGGACCCGACGCTCCACGTCAAGATCGACGAGGAGACCGGCCAGCACCTCCTCAGCGGTATGGGTGAACTGCACCTTGAGGTCAAGCTCGTCAAGCTTAAGGAGGACTGGAAGCTCGACGTTGAAGTTTCCCCGCCGATCGTCGTCTACCGCGAGAGCGTCAGCAAGATCAGCCCGATAGTCGAGGGCAAGTCGCCCAACAAGCACAACAGGTTTTACATCACCGTGGAGCCGCTTCCGGACCAGATATACCAGGCCATCCGCGAGGGCGAGATACCCGAGGGCAGGCCCAAGAACCCGAAGGAGGTCGCCAAGAAGCTCGCCGAGCTTGGCATGGACTACGAGGTCGCGAAGGGCATCGTCGACGTCTACCAGGGCAACCTCTTCCTCGACAACACCAAGGGTATCCAGTACCTCAACGAGGTCATGGATCTACTCGTCGACGGTTTCCACATGGCCATGGACGAGGGGCCGCTCGCAAAGGAGCCGGTCATGAAGGTTATGGTAAGGCTCCACGACGCCAAGATCCACGAGGACAACGTCCACCGCGGTCCGGCCCAGATATACCCGGCCATCAGGACCGCTATACACTGCGCCATGATGAAGGCCCAGCCGATCCTCTACGAGCCCTATCAGAAGGTCATCATCAACGTGCCCTACGAGTACATGGGCGCCGTCAGCAGGGAGATCAACCAGAGGCGCGGCCAGCTCATCGACATGAGGCAGGAAGGAGAGGTCATGATCATCATAGCCGAGGCCCCGGTTGCCGAGATGTTCGGATTCGCCGGCGCGATCCGCGGTGCCACCAGCGGAAGGGCACTCTGGAGCACCGAGCACGCCGGCTTCAAGCGCGTTCCGGGAGAGCTGGCGGCCAACATCATCCGCCAGACCAGGCAGAGGAAGGGCCTCGACCCGAACCCGCCGAAGGAGCAGGACGTCTGCCCGCAGCAGTGA
- a CDS encoding toxin-antitoxin system TumE family protein, producing MLRELELLEKSEIIESYEILDYKEGRDFYFLKIRAKLIDGSVLHIREFVSDEEYNYSFQWQRNGELIIRWDNAPHHRDLPTFPHHKHVGSDKNVLPSSEITLEEVLKAISSRIQNP from the coding sequence ATGCTCAGAGAGTTAGAGTTGCTTGAGAAGAGCGAAATCATCGAGTCTTACGAGATACTCGACTACAAAGAAGGCCGGGACTTTTATTTTCTAAAGATCCGTGCCAAGTTGATCGATGGTAGCGTTCTGCACATCCGGGAGTTTGTTTCTGATGAGGAGTACAACTACTCCTTCCAGTGGCAGAGGAACGGCGAGTTGATAATACGATGGGACAATGCACCGCACCACCGAGATTTACCCACTTTTCCACATCACAAGCACGTTGGGAGTGACAAAAACGTGCTCCCCTCTTCTGAAATCACACTGGAGGAAGTGTTGAAAGCCATCTCGTCCCGCATCCAAAACCCTTAA
- a CDS encoding HD domain-containing protein, which yields MKLIHDPLHGGIELDDFAVRLIDTPEFQRLRRITQLGLAYLAYPSARHTRFEHSLGTFHLAKRVRTYNPEIEEGALYAALLHDLGHYPLSHTLEALYPRHEENTRWVIKHGEIGDVIRERYSLKEFFKSLKHPLVSGDIDADRMDYLVRDAYYTGVAFGLVDMDRLIRNLRWDGERLVVSEKGVIAAQNLLLARSMMYPTVYQHHTSKIASAMLVKAVELEGISYEEIRTMDEIDLVSRLRGSEKPEVRGLMEAIDDRKLYKRVVYTNEDPGEEVVRELKKELEEEFGHLAIVDYPPKPKFEEKNAFVEVGGELKRLSEVSPLVRALVELKDTHWRWGVYAREEVREMVEVFLKKLF from the coding sequence GTGAAGCTCATCCACGACCCCCTCCACGGCGGCATAGAGCTGGACGACTTCGCGGTGAGACTCATTGACACTCCAGAGTTCCAGCGCCTGCGGAGGATAACTCAACTAGGACTGGCATATCTTGCCTACCCCTCAGCACGACACACCCGCTTTGAGCATTCCCTGGGAACGTTTCATCTCGCAAAGAGGGTGAGGACCTATAACCCTGAGATAGAAGAAGGAGCCCTCTACGCGGCCCTGCTCCACGACCTCGGCCACTACCCCCTTTCCCACACCCTTGAGGCCCTTTATCCTAGACACGAGGAGAACACGCGCTGGGTAATAAAACACGGCGAAATTGGGGACGTCATCCGCGAAAGGTATTCCCTCAAGGAGTTTTTCAAATCTCTAAAGCACCCGCTCGTGAGCGGCGACATAGACGCCGACAGGATGGACTATCTGGTGAGGGACGCATACTATACAGGCGTCGCCTTCGGACTGGTCGACATGGACCGGCTCATCAGAAACCTCCGATGGGACGGTGAAAGGCTCGTCGTGAGCGAGAAGGGCGTTATAGCTGCCCAGAACCTCCTTCTGGCCAGAAGCATGATGTACCCGACGGTCTACCAGCACCACACATCCAAAATAGCGAGTGCGATGCTCGTGAAGGCTGTAGAGCTTGAGGGGATTTCATACGAAGAAATTCGGACGATGGACGAAATTGACCTGGTCTCCAGACTTAGAGGGAGTGAGAAGCCTGAAGTCCGGGGGCTTATGGAGGCCATAGACGACAGGAAGCTCTACAAACGCGTTGTTTACACGAATGAAGATCCCGGCGAGGAGGTCGTTAGAGAGCTGAAGAAGGAGCTTGAGGAGGAGTTCGGCCACCTGGCGATAGTGGATTACCCACCCAAGCCAAAGTTTGAGGAGAAGAACGCCTTCGTTGAGGTTGGAGGGGAGCTTAAGCGGTTGAGTGAAGTCTCGCCTCTCGTCCGGGCGCTGGTTGAGCTGAAGGACACTCACTGGCGCTGGGGTGTCTACGCGAGGGAGGAGGTAAGGGAGATGGTTGAGGTTTTCCTGAAAAAGCTTTTTTAG
- a CDS encoding ABC transporter ATP-binding protein, with the protein MTLIEAKELRKIFGSIRALDGVTVEIPEGITLILGPNGGGKSTFLKLATGVYRPTSGEIRVFGERPWNNGKLKARFGVAYDPPAFPQFVTGREWLTLFAESKGFGEEDAERAAELFDAKSFLDKRITGYSSGMLKRLSLAQAFVGKPELIFLDEPLANIDFDSMERVIEIIEEMKEKTNFVIISHIWEPLIPVVDWVVVIGNGKLVLSGKAEEVQEEVERLFKPLIRRSKRGGTPEDPSRGQEGRQTPAND; encoded by the coding sequence ATGACGCTGATAGAGGCTAAAGAACTCAGGAAGATCTTCGGCAGCATAAGGGCGCTCGACGGGGTGACGGTTGAGATTCCAGAGGGAATAACCCTCATCCTCGGTCCCAACGGTGGCGGAAAGAGCACCTTCCTCAAGCTGGCAACAGGGGTTTACAGGCCCACGAGCGGAGAGATACGGGTGTTCGGGGAGAGGCCCTGGAACAACGGAAAGCTGAAGGCCCGCTTTGGTGTTGCCTACGACCCTCCGGCGTTTCCCCAGTTCGTGACGGGAAGGGAGTGGCTCACACTGTTCGCGGAGAGCAAGGGCTTTGGCGAGGAGGATGCCGAAAGGGCCGCGGAGCTCTTCGACGCGAAATCTTTCCTGGACAAGAGGATAACCGGTTACTCCTCAGGAATGCTCAAGAGGCTTTCACTCGCCCAGGCATTCGTTGGAAAGCCCGAGCTGATATTCCTGGACGAACCTCTGGCGAACATAGACTTCGACAGCATGGAGAGGGTCATCGAGATAATCGAGGAGATGAAAGAAAAGACGAACTTTGTGATAATCAGCCACATCTGGGAGCCCCTCATACCGGTGGTGGACTGGGTGGTGGTCATAGGAAACGGGAAGCTCGTCCTGAGTGGAAAGGCCGAAGAAGTCCAGGAAGAAGTCGAAAGGCTATTCAAACCGCTCATAAGACGTTCGAAGAGGGGAGGGACCCCGGAGGATCCCTCCCGTGGGCAGGAGGGTCGGCAGACCCCTGCCAACGACTGA
- a CDS encoding type II toxin-antitoxin system RelE family toxin — protein sequence MSFENKVLISRKALKELSLVPEAERELLKDRISKLAFFPLARLDVQKLKGYTNVYRLRVGEYRVIFEYDKKERLVKVLKVGKRENVY from the coding sequence ATGAGCTTTGAGAACAAGGTTCTGATAAGCAGAAAAGCACTGAAAGAACTTTCCTTGGTGCCCGAAGCTGAAAGGGAGCTTCTCAAGGATCGAATATCAAAGCTTGCCTTCTTCCCTCTCGCTCGTCTGGACGTTCAGAAGCTCAAGGGCTACACGAACGTCTACCGCCTCCGGGTTGGAGAATACAGGGTAATCTTTGAGTACGACAAAAAGGAACGCCTTGTAAAAGTTCTGAAGGTTGGCAAAAGGGAGAACGTGTACTGA
- a CDS encoding GTP cyclohydrolase IV — translation MQIFETQEEVPAIKEHLHRVGITNLRTVAKINWKGKTYTFLPVFEITIDVPEEKKGIHMSRLVESITEAMSEAVEEEVLKTHTSLEELGKCIIKRLEGKHPHKRAEVWIRTHLIIPRETPASKRTSYEPYDVEVGVIKNYDGSFEKVLRVKVIGNTACPHAMANNNGKTHIQRAIGELEVRAPFDEEIPLEDMIDVVESSFSHPTYTLLKTVDENAVVQGMHANPKFVEDVAREIFAKAKERFNGKIHVRVISNESIHKHDVIAETWS, via the coding sequence ATGCAGATATTCGAGACCCAGGAGGAAGTTCCCGCCATTAAAGAGCACCTCCACCGTGTCGGTATCACGAACCTCAGGACCGTCGCGAAGATAAACTGGAAGGGAAAGACCTACACCTTCCTCCCCGTGTTCGAGATAACCATAGACGTCCCCGAGGAGAAGAAGGGCATCCACATGAGCAGGCTCGTGGAGAGCATAACCGAGGCCATGAGCGAGGCGGTTGAGGAGGAGGTCCTCAAGACCCACACCTCCCTGGAGGAGCTTGGAAAGTGCATAATCAAGCGCCTGGAGGGTAAACACCCGCACAAGCGCGCGGAGGTCTGGATCAGGACGCACCTCATAATCCCCCGCGAGACTCCTGCAAGCAAGAGGACGAGCTACGAGCCCTACGACGTCGAGGTCGGCGTAATTAAAAACTACGACGGCTCCTTTGAGAAGGTTCTCCGCGTTAAGGTCATCGGAAACACCGCCTGCCCCCACGCGATGGCCAACAACAACGGGAAGACGCACATACAGCGCGCTATCGGGGAGCTTGAGGTGAGGGCGCCCTTTGATGAGGAGATACCCCTCGAGGACATGATAGACGTCGTTGAGAGTTCCTTCAGCCACCCGACGTACACGCTCCTCAAGACCGTCGATGAGAACGCCGTCGTTCAGGGGATGCACGCCAACCCCAAGTTCGTCGAGGATGTTGCCAGGGAGATATTCGCCAAGGCGAAGGAGAGGTTCAACGGAAAGATTCACGTGAGGGTCATCAGCAACGAGAGCATCCACAAGCACGATGTTATAGCGGAAACCTGGAGCTGA
- a CDS encoding DUF4129 domain-containing protein, producing the protein MKTNRMSVLAVMTTFVGVAAALQASTIHGGTTVFNFEWIFFFANLILLIMVGYTVRILISGEFERGIRRSKRGNVLAGALTLLAIFVALKLLFEKKPENLVEGGKVGESLEGAWYYVTSGQFKVVLQELPAIFYIIPFLAFLLLIITAKRRREKREGVPFETRFEPEMTYDTIGGTPAERVIRMYKNVVAGLVRKGYPYQRSWTHWEHEAKLREIFPDLDDLDVLTRIFEKAKYAGRLEDGEVAIARESYERLMSFLR; encoded by the coding sequence ATGAAAACGAACAGGATGAGTGTACTCGCAGTAATGACGACCTTCGTAGGTGTGGCCGCCGCCCTCCAGGCCTCCACGATCCATGGAGGAACCACCGTCTTTAACTTCGAGTGGATTTTCTTCTTCGCCAACCTGATCCTCCTCATCATGGTCGGCTACACTGTCAGGATTCTGATCAGCGGCGAGTTCGAGAGGGGGATAAGGAGATCGAAGAGGGGCAACGTGCTGGCCGGCGCGCTGACGCTCCTGGCTATATTCGTGGCCCTGAAACTCCTCTTCGAGAAAAAGCCGGAGAACCTTGTGGAGGGAGGAAAGGTCGGCGAGTCCCTCGAGGGGGCCTGGTACTACGTCACCTCCGGCCAGTTCAAGGTTGTTCTCCAGGAACTCCCGGCGATTTTCTACATCATACCCTTCTTGGCATTCCTGCTGCTTATCATCACGGCCAAGAGGCGGAGGGAAAAACGGGAGGGGGTTCCCTTTGAGACCAGGTTCGAACCGGAAATGACCTACGACACCATAGGGGGAACCCCGGCGGAGAGGGTCATCAGGATGTACAAGAACGTCGTCGCGGGTCTCGTGAGGAAGGGCTATCCATACCAGAGGAGCTGGACACACTGGGAGCACGAGGCAAAGCTGAGGGAGATATTCCCGGACCTGGATGACCTCGATGTTCTCACGCGGATATTCGAGAAGGCGAAGTACGCGGGAAGGCTTGAGGATGGGGAAGTGGCCATCGCCCGCGAGAGCTACGAGAGGCTGATGTCTTTTCTGAGGTAG
- a CDS encoding 5-methylcytosine restriction system specificity protein McrC: MKVITLYEFQRRYLQSLSAEGIDVSPGELQRFFDFINETYGGDHDVLSLNYDIKKRDYYIKAHGSVGFAYYFGRTPFMMQVLPRPYRNDPDEKRSITFFLNLLNLSGGLGMGPRDIESAASAYTEGSKTLHELFFYLYVSLLGREVFRGMYREYRETEDNTKTIRGRVLLSRLVRRNPMYASVPVRHTYLSTDSAMNRVLKAALETTIRNSEWKGVRKAAETLLGHFHEVSNLRPNDVVRVVPNPLNERFLPAYKLAKLIIFGFNERGWEKNFHPGIFIGMDRLFEDLVYHTVRAVLDGYGVVYKQYSLPHVVKDAAEIESKAGAIFTFGAPLPDILIRTDSGNCIIEVKYRSLSVRIRDRWQRKLVRNSNELYQVYTYSKLSGGGAVIVYPRLKGVYNSWLQDIFGDDREVFQFFDGTPFGVFGYELSRIGYDVIITKNGVVLDEKLKRELREFLLEFCKGNK, encoded by the coding sequence ATGAAGGTCATTACCCTCTACGAGTTCCAGAGGAGATATCTTCAGAGCCTTTCGGCGGAGGGGATCGATGTAAGCCCTGGGGAACTCCAGAGGTTCTTTGACTTCATAAATGAGACCTACGGGGGAGACCACGATGTGCTCAGCCTCAACTACGACATAAAGAAGAGGGACTACTACATAAAAGCCCACGGAAGCGTGGGGTTTGCCTATTATTTCGGCAGAACCCCTTTTATGATGCAGGTGCTCCCCAGGCCATACAGAAACGATCCCGATGAAAAACGCTCTATAACGTTCTTTCTAAACCTCCTCAACCTAAGCGGCGGTCTTGGGATGGGGCCACGGGACATTGAATCTGCAGCCTCCGCCTATACGGAGGGCAGCAAAACACTCCATGAACTCTTCTTCTATCTCTATGTCTCTTTGCTCGGTAGGGAAGTTTTTCGGGGTATGTACCGGGAATACAGGGAGACTGAGGACAATACAAAGACTATCAGGGGTAGAGTTTTGCTGTCCCGGCTTGTCAGGAGGAATCCAATGTATGCGTCGGTACCCGTGAGGCACACGTATCTTAGTACGGACAGTGCTATGAATAGGGTTCTGAAGGCAGCCCTTGAGACCACGATCCGGAACTCCGAGTGGAAGGGAGTGCGGAAAGCTGCAGAGACCCTGTTGGGACACTTCCATGAGGTCAGCAACCTCCGCCCCAATGATGTTGTGAGGGTTGTTCCAAACCCTTTGAACGAGAGGTTCCTGCCTGCATATAAACTGGCCAAGCTGATCATCTTCGGGTTCAATGAGAGAGGATGGGAGAAGAACTTTCATCCAGGAATCTTCATTGGAATGGATCGACTGTTTGAGGATCTCGTGTACCATACCGTTAGGGCAGTGTTGGACGGATATGGAGTCGTTTACAAACAGTACAGCCTGCCCCACGTTGTGAAGGACGCAGCGGAGATCGAGTCAAAGGCAGGGGCAATATTCACCTTCGGGGCGCCACTTCCTGATATTCTCATCAGAACGGATAGTGGGAACTGCATAATCGAGGTAAAGTACAGAAGTTTGAGCGTCAGGATCAGGGACAGGTGGCAGAGAAAGCTCGTAAGAAACAGCAACGAACTCTATCAGGTTTACACGTACTCAAAACTCTCTGGCGGTGGTGCTGTAATAGTGTATCCCCGACTCAAAGGAGTTTACAATAGCTGGCTTCAGGATATATTTGGAGACGATAGGGAGGTTTTCCAGTTTTTTGACGGAACCCCATTTGGTGTCTTTGGCTACGAACTCTCTAGGATTGGATACGATGTCATCATAACTAAAAACGGTGTCGTCCTGGACGAGAAACTGAAAAGAGAACTGCGGGAGTTCCTGCTGGAATTTTGTAAAGGAAACAAATGA